In Bacteroidales bacterium, one genomic interval encodes:
- a CDS encoding 2-C-methyl-D-erythritol 2,4-cyclodiphosphate synthase, whose product MRIGFGYDIHRLKEGIPLVLGGVNVPSDRGCVAHSDGDVLLHALMDAMLGAAGLRDIGWHFPDSSEEFRGIDSKKLLVRVRDLISEQGFRVGNIDTTVLLEKPRIRDFIPQMQQVLASLLNISPSQIGIKAGTNEGVGEVGQGLAVAAWAVVLLEEK is encoded by the coding sequence ATGCGGATAGGATTCGGATATGATATTCACAGGCTGAAGGAAGGAATTCCTTTGGTGCTTGGCGGTGTGAATGTTCCTTCCGACAGGGGATGTGTGGCACATTCCGACGGGGATGTTCTTCTTCATGCCCTTATGGATGCCATGCTCGGAGCGGCAGGATTGCGCGATATCGGGTGGCACTTTCCCGACAGCTCCGAAGAGTTCAGGGGTATTGACAGTAAAAAACTTCTTGTACGGGTGAGAGATCTTATTTCGGAACAGGGGTTCAGGGTTGGGAACATCGATACCACAGTACTGCTGGAAAAGCCCAGAATCAGGGATTTTATTCCCCAGATGCAGCAGGTACTGGCCTCTCTTTTGAATATTTCTCCTTCGCAGATTGGAATCAAGGCCGGAACGAATGAGGGTGTGGGAGAAGTGGGTCAGGGCCTGGCTGTTGCCGCCTGGGCTGTGGTTCTTCTGGAAGAAAAGTAA
- the porV gene encoding type IX secretion system outer membrane channel protein PorV, protein MAQIKTAKLVFLSIVFMTVQFVVQAQSTIPIGQLNGSEPNTIETTVPFLTIAPDSRSGAMGDIGAATTPDINSQHWNPAKYAFIKEKGGVALSYTPWLRNLVNDINLAYLIGYYRIDRQQVISGSLRYFSLGQIDFTDNNGNFIKPFNPNEFAIDAGYARLFSDKISGAIAFRFIRSDLTGNIYVEGVGGETKPGVAFAADVATYYHTPVKLKDKDGELAFGVDISNIGTKISYTDNQQKSFIPIDLRIGSRLTTELDEFNSLSFALDLNKLLVPTSPIYDTATVNGKPKILYGKDPNVSVPVGMLQSFYDAPGGFKEEMREIMFSAGVEYIYRSQFAVRGGYFHEDKTKGNRKYFTVGFGMKLNVFGLDFAYLVPVSGRQNPLANTVRFTLSFLFEKQKKSK, encoded by the coding sequence CGCAAAGCACGATTCCCATCGGACAGCTGAACGGAAGCGAACCAAATACCATTGAAACAACCGTTCCTTTTCTGACCATAGCCCCTGATTCCCGGTCAGGTGCGATGGGAGATATTGGTGCGGCAACAACTCCCGACATCAATTCCCAGCACTGGAATCCGGCCAAATATGCTTTTATTAAAGAAAAAGGAGGAGTAGCTCTCTCTTATACACCATGGCTTCGCAATCTGGTGAACGACATCAACCTGGCCTACCTGATTGGATATTACCGTATTGATCGCCAGCAGGTTATAAGTGGTTCACTGCGGTATTTTTCGCTGGGGCAGATTGATTTTACTGACAATAACGGGAATTTCATTAAGCCTTTCAATCCGAACGAATTTGCCATTGATGCCGGATATGCCCGCCTCTTTTCCGATAAAATTTCAGGAGCAATTGCGTTTCGCTTCATACGGAGCGATCTGACAGGAAACATTTATGTGGAAGGTGTGGGCGGAGAAACAAAACCCGGTGTGGCCTTTGCTGCCGATGTTGCAACATACTACCATACCCCGGTAAAGTTAAAGGATAAGGATGGAGAACTGGCGTTTGGGGTTGATATTTCCAATATCGGTACCAAGATATCGTATACTGATAATCAGCAAAAGAGCTTTATTCCCATTGACCTGCGAATTGGCAGCCGGCTGACTACTGAACTGGACGAATTCAATTCCCTGTCGTTTGCCCTCGATCTGAACAAGTTGCTTGTGCCGACAAGTCCCATCTACGATACGGCTACGGTAAACGGAAAACCAAAGATTTTGTACGGCAAAGATCCCAATGTATCGGTACCCGTCGGTATGCTCCAGTCGTTTTATGATGCCCCCGGAGGATTCAAGGAAGAAATGCGCGAAATTATGTTTTCAGCCGGGGTTGAATACATTTACAGGAGCCAGTTTGCCGTGCGGGGAGGATATTTCCATGAGGACAAGACCAAAGGCAACCGCAAGTATTTTACCGTTGGTTTTGGAATGAAGCTGAATGTATTTGGGCTCGACTTTGCCTATCTTGTGCCTGTTTCAGGACGTCAGAATCCGCTGGCCAATACGGTGAGGTTTACCCTTTCCTTCCTGTTTGAAAAGCAGAAGAAGAGCAAATAG